Genomic window (Melioribacteraceae bacterium):
GTGGGAGTGCTATCTTCTTCAACTGATGGTTTCTTGCTTTTAGCCGATTCAGTAAAAAAAGATAATCTCAAATTTAATTTTGATACAGCCAATCTTTTTGCGGTAAAGGAAAATCTCCCCCTCGCTTATTTGAAAGTTAAAGATTATGTGAGTTACATACACATCTCCGATAACAGAGGACAAAAAGTTGAGCATCTGAAAATTGGAAATGGATTAATTGATTGGGATAAATTTTTCGATGTAATTAATAAAACAAAATACGATGGATATTTTGGGATTGATATTGGGGGAGAAGAATCCGGCGTAAAAAAACTTAATCTTGCTTATCTCTCAGCGGCAAACTTTATCGAGGAAAAATGGAAAAAGTAAAATTAAACTGTGGCTTGCGAATTATTGGTGTATTATTCTTTTTGATTAATACTACTTATTCTCAGAGTGAACTATTAACAATTGTGCCTCAACCGCAGAATTACGAATTAACAGGCGGCTCAATTGATTTAGGCCAAAATCAGTTCATCCTAAAAAATTATTTGAATGAGAATGAATCGATCACAATTGCATTAAGGGAAACCAAAGAAATTTATTCAAAACTTTATGATAAAGAATTCTTCTCCAATGGTGGCGAGTATGAACTTGTTATTGGTCTCCCTTCCCAAAATAATGAGTTTGAGAAACTTTGTGAATCACTAAATCTCACACCCACTAAAGAGATTGGGGATGAAGGCTATTTATTTCTAGTAAATAAAAATAAAGTAATTGTTTCGGCAAACGCAGTCCAAGGGTTATTCTATGGAATTCAAACTCTGAAACAGCTAATTAGAGGATCAATAGAGAGCAATACTATTCCAAATATTAGAATAAAAGATTATCCTTCATTCAAGTTTCGTGCGGTGATGGATGATATTAGTCGGGGACCAATTCCAACATTAGAGTTTATGAAATATCAAATCCGTCGTTTGGCGGAACTAAAAATAAACGCATTCACACATTATGTCGAACATGTTGTTAAGACTAAAAAACATCCAACCATTGCCCCGGATGATGGCTCTCTCACAATTGAGGAGTGGAGAGAAATTTCAGATTATGCTAAAAAATATTTTATAACAGTCGTGGGTAGTTTCCAATCTTTCGGTCACTTCCAAAGTATTTTGAGTAATCCTGAATACGCCCATCTTGGTGAAAGTGGAACGCTGATATCTCCAGTAAAACCGGAAAGTTATAAGTTTCTCAAAGATATTTATGATGAGATGATCCCCGCGTTTGACGCTTCGTTTTTTAATGTTAATTGCGATGAAACTTTTGATTTGGGCAAAGCCGAATCAAAAAGATTAGTAGATAGCATTGGTTACAGCGGCGTTTATTTGCAACACATTATGAAATTATATGAAATAGTTAAATCGCATGGTGTTCGTATGGCAATATGGGGAGATATCCTCCTGGAATATCCTGAAATGATTAAGAAACTTCCAAAAGATATAATAATTGGTACATGGACTTATGACGATCTTGAATCATTTGAAAAGTATATAAAGCCTTTTAAGGAAGCCGAACTCGAATTTTTCGTTACACCCGGTGTTCTTAATTCAAATAAAATATTCCCCAACTATAAATCAACTTTTGGTAATATTAAAAACTTTGTAAGTGAGGGGAAAGCTAATGGAGCTTTCGGTGTTCTAAATTGTGTTTGGGATGATGGCGGGACAGCTTTATTTACAAATGACTGGTTTGGCGTTTCTTACGGTGCAGAAAAAAGCTGGAATCACCAAAGTCACGATTTAAGTTTTGATACACGATTTAATAAATCAATTTATGCGGCCAAAAATAATTCTTTTACTAAAGCCATTTGGAAATTGAATGATATGTCGCCTCTTGAATCAACCGATGGAATGACTGATAAAATACTTTTTAATAAATTGATTCCCGAAGCCGGTAAAAAAACAAAAATATCATTGGTCGATTGGGATAATGTTGTAACAATCATAAATGAAACAGAAAAAGAACTTCAAAAATCTCGCCCCAATTTTTATGAAAAAGATTTAGATTATCTTCAATTTGTGATTGATCTATATAGAGTACTCGCTAACGAAAGATTTTTAACACTCCGTGTTGCAGAAATATACTCTGAAGCGTTAGAAATAAATATATCCGATCCGATCAAATCAAGATCGCTAATACTCGAATCTCTTAATATTATTGAAAGTTTAATTCGACAAATATTTGTAATTAAATCCGATTATGAAAAATTATGGCTGTGGGAAAATCATACTTATTCATTACATGTAATTGGCGATCAATATCAAAAAAAGATTGATGATTATACCGATATCAAAAGCAAACTATTCCTCTCACTTAAAAATATAGATAGCGGTAAACAGCCATTTTCAGCTGATGCAACCAGACTAGCTATCACGAAACTTCCGGGTAAATACTTTAGAGAATGGATGATGGTTAATCCAATTCCTAACCAGGATGGACAAAAACTTTCCGGTGTAGATTATCTAAAAGAAATGGGAGGAGAGCTGGATGCACAACCCAAAGTAGCAGAAGAATTCTATTTCAATTCAGCTAGATATAGATGGAGGAGAGTGGTAACTGAAAATCCTGATGTTGTAAAACTTGATGAAATATTCCCAGATAATAATAAAAATGTAGTTACATACGCATTTGCAAATATCAATACAGAGAATGAAATGATAGTTAAAGCCCTTGTGAGCTGTGATGATGGAATTGAAGTTATAATAAATGGTAAATCAGTTTATAAAAATGTGATCGATGAAAATGAAAAGCATCCTGAATTCACATTTGAACTCCCATTGACAAAAGGACGAAATAACTTAATGTTGAAAATTTCTCAGACGGTAGGGGATTGGAGTTTTACATTTCGACTGCCTGACTCTGAAGTTAGGAACAGTAAGAACCGATACAGAATTCTTTCAAATGGTGCACAATGATAACCAAAATATTTAGTGCTGGAATATTTATACTTATTGCTATTACCAATAATGCACAAGACAATAGAACACCTATAGAGGTGGCGAAATCAATCGCAAACAGAGTTATTAATGAAACTTTGTTTGAACTGAAGCCAACAATTCAAAAACCAATACTTGATATACAGGTGCTTGATTTTAGCAGTGTGTTCGGCGAAAAATCAGAAGGTTCTGCTTATGCACAATCTACAATTAAATCTGATACACAAACAAAAACTAGTTATGGAGTAAGCTATTCAACGCCTATTAAAATATGGGTGAACGATAATTTAGTATTTGAAGAGAAGAACAATCACAATTTTTACTTTAAAGAGATAGCCTACAATCTTTTTCATTTTCAAGATACCATTGAAGTGAACTTGAATAAAGGAATCAATAAAATATTGATAAAAAGTGTTATTAGAGACACATCAAGTAAGATTTATCTCCGTGAATTGACTGAACCGGAAGAAACCACAAAGTACAAATTCAATAATCCATTGAAAGAAATTCCGGGCAAGTGGTTATTCACCGGGAACTATAATTCGGCAAGCGAGGATATTTTTAATTACTCCTTTCCACCGGAAAAATTATTCGAACAGTATTATATATATATAAATCAAATTTATTCATGGCGTATTCCTGCAGATAATATTTTATACGATTTAATAATTAAAGATGACGCAGTTTACAAACGTGAATCGTATGCAGAGTGGATGTATCCGAATGGAACAGTCCTTTTCGGCATTGATTTACTCGCTAATTATTTGGGGGATAATTCATACTCAAGTTATGTTGAAAAAGTTTGTGATTTTACTTTGGCAAACTATGATTTGTTCGAATATCAGTATTTCAAAAAGAATGGGATCCGATCTTCAAACCATAGACTATTCCGGATGAGTATGCTTGATGACGCATCTGCGCCGGCTCTTCCGTTTATAGAGCGATTGCTCAATAATAAAGATAAAAAGTTCAAAAAAATTGTTGACAAGGTTACTGAGTTTGTATCTCTGCATCAATATAGGTTAACCGATGGGACATTCAGCAGACCAGAACCGCGAAGAATGACTGTGTGGGCAGATGATCTTTTTATGTCAGTCCCTTACCTTGTCCGGGCGGCACAACATTACGATGAAAATAAATATTATGATGATGCCGCACTTCAAATAATAAATTTTAACAAATACTTATTTGATAAAGAAAAGAAGCTATATAAGCACGCCTGGTTCGATTTCTCCAAAGAAAAATCGGTTGCTTACTGGGGAAGAGCTAATGGTTGGGTTATATGGGGAGAAACAGAAGCATTATTGAACTTGCCGAAAAAACATAAAAAGTATAAAACTGTTGAAAAAATATTTGCAAACCACATCGAAGGGATAATAAAAATGCAGAATAGAGATGGAATGTGGCATCAAGTTCTCGACCGGAATGACTCATTTGAAGAAACTTCTTGTACTGCAATGTTCATTATCGGAATTGCTAGGGGTATTAAAAATAGTTGGATCAGTAAATCCTATGAAAAAAATCTTTTAATGGCATGGAATGCATTGAAACAAAGAGTATCTGAGGATGGAATAGTGAAAGATATTACTAGAGGAACCGGGATTGGTTACGATCTAGAATTTTATTTTAATAGAGAAAGATTTGATAACGATCCGAGAGGGCTGGGTGCCGTAATTACAGCCGCGGTTGAAATGCAAAAGTACTTTGACAGTAGACGGTAATAATAAATATTGAAAAAATTGTAATCATCAAAGGAATATTGTTAAATGAAAATTATGAATCTCGATCTACTAAATATTGTGATTTGTGAAAACAGAATCGAGTTAGGTAAGAGTGCTGCTGCGAATATAGGAAAACTTATTAGTAACCTTCTGGAAATAAAAGATGAGATCAGAATGGTTTTTGCAGCGGCACCATCACAAAATGAATTTTTAGCTGAACTTGTCAAGACTCCAGACATTGACTGGTCAAAAATAATTGCGTTTCATATGGATGAGTACATTGGACTTCCCAAAAATGCAGAGCAATTATTTGGCAGATATTTGAACGATCACCTTTTTTCAAAAGTTAATTTGAAGGATATAATTGTTATAAATTCACAAGCGGAAAGAATTGAAGCAGAATGTGAGCGTTATGAAATTCTTCTACGCGAAAATATTATCGATATTGTGTGTCTGGGTATAGGTGAAAATGGACACATAGCATTCAATGATCCTCCAGTAGCCGATTTTAATGATAAAAAGTTTGTGAAAATTGTTGAGTTAGACATGCCATGTCGTCAGCAGCAAGTAAATGACGGGTGTTTTAGTAGTCTTGAACAAGTTCCAAAGTTTGCCGTTACACTCACTGTCCCAGCCCTTATGAGCGGAAGTCATCTGTCGATAGCAGTGCCGGGAACAAGAAAAGCTGATGCGGTAAAAAGATGTCTCTATAATAAAATCTCAACTGAATGCCCAGCTTCAATTTTGCGTACACATCAAAACGCAATTCTATATCTTGATAAAGATTCAGCGAGTATGTTATGATAAGCACAAAATATTTTTTAATTATTACACTCGTGTCTTTGCTTTTTGTATTTTCTGATTTGTACACTCAAGTAAATAGGTTGGAGAGAGCACCAATCACATTTGATTTTGGTAAGACCGGTTCAGCGCAATATTTAAACTCAGTTGTTGTTGATGAAAATTTTAAGTATGAAAAAAGTTTAGGATTTGGATGGAGCATCCTACCTTTAAATTCATTTGAGAGAATTAAATTTAATGGTACCACTCTCCGAAATAATCTCACTAATGATGGTGTGACCGGAAAAGAAATTGAATTTAAGGTAAATATACCAAGTGGGAAATGGTGGTTTACATATTGGATGGAAGCCGGAAATGATTACACTAACTCATCGTTATTAAAAATTAATGACAAAAATCATGAGATAAATTGGTTTAGGATCAAAGCAGGGGAAGGGGGCGAATCGGAGCATCTTAATCTATACA
Coding sequences:
- a CDS encoding family 20 glycosylhydrolase, translating into MEKVKLNCGLRIIGVLFFLINTTYSQSELLTIVPQPQNYELTGGSIDLGQNQFILKNYLNENESITIALRETKEIYSKLYDKEFFSNGGEYELVIGLPSQNNEFEKLCESLNLTPTKEIGDEGYLFLVNKNKVIVSANAVQGLFYGIQTLKQLIRGSIESNTIPNIRIKDYPSFKFRAVMDDISRGPIPTLEFMKYQIRRLAELKINAFTHYVEHVVKTKKHPTIAPDDGSLTIEEWREISDYAKKYFITVVGSFQSFGHFQSILSNPEYAHLGESGTLISPVKPESYKFLKDIYDEMIPAFDASFFNVNCDETFDLGKAESKRLVDSIGYSGVYLQHIMKLYEIVKSHGVRMAIWGDILLEYPEMIKKLPKDIIIGTWTYDDLESFEKYIKPFKEAELEFFVTPGVLNSNKIFPNYKSTFGNIKNFVSEGKANGAFGVLNCVWDDGGTALFTNDWFGVSYGAEKSWNHQSHDLSFDTRFNKSIYAAKNNSFTKAIWKLNDMSPLESTDGMTDKILFNKLIPEAGKKTKISLVDWDNVVTIINETEKELQKSRPNFYEKDLDYLQFVIDLYRVLANERFLTLRVAEIYSEALEINISDPIKSRSLILESLNIIESLIRQIFVIKSDYEKLWLWENHTYSLHVIGDQYQKKIDDYTDIKSKLFLSLKNIDSGKQPFSADATRLAITKLPGKYFREWMMVNPIPNQDGQKLSGVDYLKEMGGELDAQPKVAEEFYFNSARYRWRRVVTENPDVVKLDEIFPDNNKNVVTYAFANINTENEMIVKALVSCDDGIEVIINGKSVYKNVIDENEKHPEFTFELPLTKGRNNLMLKISQTVGDWSFTFRLPDSEVRNSKNRYRILSNGAQ
- a CDS encoding glycoside hydrolase family 88 protein; its protein translation is MITKIFSAGIFILIAITNNAQDNRTPIEVAKSIANRVINETLFELKPTIQKPILDIQVLDFSSVFGEKSEGSAYAQSTIKSDTQTKTSYGVSYSTPIKIWVNDNLVFEEKNNHNFYFKEIAYNLFHFQDTIEVNLNKGINKILIKSVIRDTSSKIYLRELTEPEETTKYKFNNPLKEIPGKWLFTGNYNSASEDIFNYSFPPEKLFEQYYIYINQIYSWRIPADNILYDLIIKDDAVYKRESYAEWMYPNGTVLFGIDLLANYLGDNSYSSYVEKVCDFTLANYDLFEYQYFKKNGIRSSNHRLFRMSMLDDASAPALPFIERLLNNKDKKFKKIVDKVTEFVSLHQYRLTDGTFSRPEPRRMTVWADDLFMSVPYLVRAAQHYDENKYYDDAALQIINFNKYLFDKEKKLYKHAWFDFSKEKSVAYWGRANGWVIWGETEALLNLPKKHKKYKTVEKIFANHIEGIIKMQNRDGMWHQVLDRNDSFEETSCTAMFIIGIARGIKNSWISKSYEKNLLMAWNALKQRVSEDGIVKDITRGTGIGYDLEFYFNRERFDNDPRGLGAVITAAVEMQKYFDSRR
- a CDS encoding glucosamine-6-phosphate deaminase — its product is MKIMNLDLLNIVICENRIELGKSAAANIGKLISNLLEIKDEIRMVFAAAPSQNEFLAELVKTPDIDWSKIIAFHMDEYIGLPKNAEQLFGRYLNDHLFSKVNLKDIIVINSQAERIEAECERYEILLRENIIDIVCLGIGENGHIAFNDPPVADFNDKKFVKIVELDMPCRQQQVNDGCFSSLEQVPKFAVTLTVPALMSGSHLSIAVPGTRKADAVKRCLYNKISTECPASILRTHQNAILYLDKDSASML